The following DNA comes from Caulobacter mirabilis.
GTAGTCGCCCAGCGCCATCAGGCAGTCGCCGCGCTGACCCAGGGTGGCCGCCGTCTCGAAGTGATCGGGCCAGTCGCCCAGGGCGCGATCGAGCAGCCGCAAGGCCTCGGCGGGACGGCTCTCGCCCAGCTCCAGCGCCTGCAGCCTCAGGTACTGGGCGCGGGCGTCGGTCGGCGCCTTGGCCAACCGGTCCTCGAAATCGCGCTGATCGTCGGCCTCCCAGCTACGCTTCCGGAACCAGTCGGCCACGCGATCACCGCCCCTTGAACCCTGTCGCCACCAGGAAGACCTCTGAGCTGTCCTGGCGACTGGCCTTGGGCTTGATGTTCTGGACCTTGGCGAAATGCTGCTTCAGCTCGGCGATGACCGCCGCCGTCTCGCCGCCCTGGAAAGCCTTGGCGACGAAGGCCCCGCCCGGTTTCAGCACCTGGATCGCGAAGTCGGCCGCCATCTCGATCAGGCCGACGATCCGCAGGTGGTCGGTCTCGCGGTGGCCAACCGTGTTCGGCGCCATGTCCGACAACACCAGGTCAGGCTCGCCGCCCAGCCTCTCGATCAGCAGCGGCCCGGCCGCGGGATCGGTGAAGTCCATCTGGATCAGGTCCGCCGGCGGCAGCGGCTCGACCGGCAGCAGATCGATGCCGACCACCTTTCCCGCGCCGCGCTGCTGGGCGATCTGCACCCAGCCGCCCGGCGCACAACCCAGGTCGACGATCTTCGAGCCGCGTCTGATGAGCTTCAGCCGGTCGTCGATCTCCGACAGCTTGAAGGCCGCGCGGCTGCGG
Coding sequences within:
- a CDS encoding RlmE family RNA methyltransferase, translating into MTDQPPRRRMVKPPTGGLDSGRSKPARLKTAKGRTSSQQAWLERQINDPFAAEARALGYRSRAAFKLSEIDDRLKLIRRGSKIVDLGCAPGGWVQIAQQRGAGKVVGIDLLPVEPLPPADLIQMDFTDPAAGPLLIERLGGEPDLVLSDMAPNTVGHRETDHLRIVGLIEMAADFAIQVLKPGGAFVAKAFQGGETAAVIAELKQHFAKVQNIKPKASRQDSSEVFLVATGFKGR